From Micromonospora rifamycinica, a single genomic window includes:
- a CDS encoding cystathionine gamma-lyase encodes MSRPVPPTGHWHDGTRCVHAGLPAPEPGQPFLPGPVFAAPYHLDPWQGPGATPNGYGRPDNPTRRLLEAAIGELEGGDCRVFASGQAAITGLLLAVLRPGDTVLLPADGYFPVRAFATATLAGIGVKVVFAPTAGPYPSFDGVRLVLLETPANPGLDVVDIAVLADAAHAAGALVAVDNTTATPLGQRPLDLGADLVVASGTKALTGHSDLLLGYVASRSAELLETVTGWRTTTGAVPGAFDAWLAHRSLATLDLRLARQSANAAALAELLAGRAGVTGLRWPGRPEDPAYPVASRQLRRMPGVLSFDLGDADRVARFVAASRLVTAATSFGGLHTSADRRAQWGDDTAPGFVRLSCGVEDSADLVADVAAALDAAGVSDPLS; translated from the coding sequence ATGAGCCGCCCCGTCCCGCCCACCGGGCACTGGCACGACGGCACCCGGTGCGTGCACGCCGGGCTGCCCGCGCCCGAGCCCGGACAGCCGTTCCTGCCCGGCCCGGTGTTCGCCGCGCCCTACCACCTCGACCCGTGGCAGGGGCCGGGCGCGACGCCGAACGGCTACGGCCGCCCGGACAATCCGACCCGGCGGCTGCTGGAGGCCGCCATCGGTGAGCTGGAAGGGGGCGACTGCCGGGTCTTCGCCTCCGGCCAGGCGGCCATCACCGGGCTGCTGCTGGCCGTGCTGCGGCCCGGCGACACCGTGCTGCTCCCCGCCGACGGCTACTTCCCGGTCCGGGCGTTCGCCACCGCCACCCTCGCCGGGATCGGGGTCAAGGTGGTCTTCGCGCCCACCGCCGGGCCGTACCCGTCGTTCGACGGCGTACGCCTGGTGCTGCTGGAGACCCCGGCGAACCCGGGCCTGGACGTGGTCGACATCGCCGTGCTGGCCGACGCGGCGCACGCGGCCGGCGCGCTGGTGGCGGTGGACAACACCACCGCCACCCCGCTCGGGCAGCGCCCGCTGGACCTCGGCGCGGACCTGGTGGTCGCCTCCGGCACCAAGGCGCTGACCGGCCACTCCGACCTGCTGCTCGGCTACGTGGCGTCCCGGTCGGCGGAGCTGCTGGAGACGGTGACGGGGTGGCGGACCACCACCGGCGCGGTGCCCGGGGCGTTCGACGCCTGGCTGGCCCACCGCTCGCTGGCCACCCTGGACCTTCGGCTGGCCCGGCAGTCCGCCAACGCGGCGGCGCTGGCCGAGCTGCTCGCCGGCCGGGCCGGGGTGACCGGGCTGCGCTGGCCGGGGCGGCCGGAGGATCCGGCGTACCCGGTGGCGTCGCGGCAGCTCCGGCGGATGCCCGGGGTGCTCTCGTTCGACCTGGGGGACGCCGACCGGGTGGCCCGGTTCGTCGCCGCGTCCCGACTGGTCACCGCCGCGACCTCGTTCGGTGGCCTGCACACCAGCGCCGACCGGCGGGCGCAGTGGGGCGACGACACCGCCCCGGGTTTCGTCCGGCTCTCCTGCGGGGTGGAGGATAGCGCCGACCTGGTCGCCGACGTGGCCGCCGCACTGGACGCCGCGGGGGTTTCCGATCCGCTATCGTGA
- a CDS encoding DUF397 domain-containing protein, which translates to MTPTISAALSRAAWRKSSRSGDEGACVELAPLPGQVAIRDSKDPTGPVLLFPPAAWAAFAADPPSR; encoded by the coding sequence ATGACACCGACGATCAGCGCGGCCCTGTCCAGGGCCGCCTGGCGCAAGAGCAGCCGCAGCGGGGACGAGGGTGCCTGCGTCGAGCTGGCCCCGCTGCCCGGACAGGTCGCGATCCGCGACTCCAAGGACCCGACCGGCCCGGTACTGCTCTTCCCACCCGCCGCCTGGGCCGCCTTCGCCGCTGACCCGCCGAGTCGCTGA
- a CDS encoding helix-turn-helix domain-containing protein yields the protein MAPKTARARRLGIALRTHREAAGLTLEAAADEINSTRSTLSRYENAQTLVSPATVRALLSLYGVRPEDIAAAVQLAKDTRKPGWWVPYSHLLDKRTIDFIALEAEATGIANFEPSIVPGLLQTADYIRGVMRGGPHTLTDDQVEQRVKLRLDRQQRITAAEPPIFDAIIDEGALLRPVGDRTVMAAQLSHLLKTSELPNVTVQVIPLSAGYHRGTRGSLHILEFADPEDPQIASVETVAGQMVLDRPGDLRTCTKIMEHLRTVALSPADSRDRLLQLMKGR from the coding sequence ATGGCACCGAAGACCGCCCGGGCTCGCCGCCTGGGCATCGCCCTGCGTACCCACCGGGAAGCCGCCGGCCTCACCCTGGAGGCCGCCGCCGACGAGATCAACAGCACCCGCAGCACCCTCAGCCGCTACGAGAACGCGCAGACCCTGGTCAGCCCGGCCACCGTCCGCGCGCTGCTCAGCCTCTACGGGGTCCGGCCGGAGGACATCGCCGCGGCGGTCCAGCTCGCCAAGGACACCCGCAAGCCCGGCTGGTGGGTGCCCTACTCGCACCTGCTGGACAAACGCACCATCGACTTCATCGCCCTGGAGGCCGAGGCCACCGGGATCGCCAACTTCGAACCCTCGATCGTGCCGGGTCTGCTCCAGACCGCCGACTACATCCGGGGCGTGATGCGGGGCGGCCCGCACACCCTCACCGACGACCAGGTCGAGCAGCGGGTCAAGCTCCGCCTGGACCGGCAGCAGCGGATCACCGCCGCCGAGCCACCGATCTTCGACGCGATCATCGACGAGGGCGCGCTGCTGCGCCCGGTCGGCGACCGGACGGTGATGGCCGCGCAGCTCAGCCACCTGCTCAAGACGTCGGAGCTGCCGAACGTCACCGTCCAGGTGATCCCACTCTCCGCCGGCTACCACCGGGGCACCCGGGGCTCGCTGCACATCCTGGAGTTCGCCGACCCCGAGGACCCGCAGATCGCCTCGGTGGAGACGGTCGCCGGCCAGATGGTCCTGGACCGACCGGGCGACCTGCGAACCTGCACCAAGATCATGGAGCATCTGCGCACCGTGGCGCTGAGCCCCGCGGACAGCCGCGACCGGCTGCTGCAACTGATGAAGGGACGGTAG
- a CDS encoding putative protein N(5)-glutamine methyltransferase, translating to MAAPYPHDHTALVARLRAAGCVYAEDEAELLTAAAGSPRELAALTDRRVAGEPLEHLLGWAEFCGRRIAVDPGVFVPRARTGLLVEAAVSVAGPAPAVVDLCCGSGAISVALADRLAPRWLAAVDVDPAAVACARRNLAGRDATVVQGDLFDPLPPDRRGRLDVVVANAPYVPTPAVALMPAEARLHEAAVALDGGADGLAVLRRVAAGAVDWLRPGGHLVVEVSDRQAEALCTAMTGLGLLPTVLHAEEWDATGVLARRPE from the coding sequence ATGGCAGCTCCGTACCCCCACGACCACACCGCTCTCGTCGCCCGGCTGCGCGCCGCCGGCTGTGTCTACGCCGAGGACGAGGCCGAACTGCTCACCGCCGCCGCCGGCTCGCCGCGCGAACTGGCCGCCCTCACCGACCGGCGGGTGGCCGGCGAACCCCTGGAACACCTGCTCGGCTGGGCCGAGTTCTGCGGTCGACGGATCGCCGTCGACCCGGGGGTGTTCGTCCCCCGGGCGCGGACCGGGCTGCTGGTGGAGGCCGCGGTGTCGGTCGCCGGCCCGGCACCGGCGGTGGTCGACCTGTGCTGCGGGTCGGGGGCGATCAGTGTCGCGCTGGCCGACCGACTCGCCCCGCGCTGGCTCGCCGCCGTCGACGTGGACCCGGCCGCCGTCGCCTGCGCCCGCCGTAACCTGGCGGGCCGGGACGCCACCGTGGTGCAGGGTGACCTGTTCGACCCGCTGCCGCCCGACCGGCGGGGCCGGCTGGACGTGGTGGTGGCCAACGCCCCGTACGTGCCGACCCCGGCGGTGGCGCTGATGCCGGCGGAGGCCCGGTTGCACGAGGCGGCGGTGGCGTTGGACGGCGGTGCCGACGGGCTGGCCGTGCTGCGGCGGGTGGCCGCCGGGGCGGTCGACTGGCTGCGGCCCGGGGGGCACCTGGTGGTGGAGGTCAGCGACAGGCAGGCCGAAGCGCTGTGTACGGCGATGACCGGGCTGGGCCTGCTGCCGACCGTGCTGCACGCCGAGGAGTGGGACGCCACCGGCGTGCTGGCCCGCCGCCCGGAGTGA
- a CDS encoding ROK family protein, translating to MGDADAPVVVGLDNGGTSNNATVLSLDGRFLVDGLVEIPSEVTAGPQAAVEALARAFDGVLAHAGVRRELVRAVGLDTPGPASATGVISSRGSTNFAQPDWHGFDVRGALERRLGLPVVYHNDGNAAALYAHHVHFGADAATRSSVSAIVGTGLGGGVVVDGRVVTGAAGMAGELGHVHLPLAGLLAPDQPEPRCACGFVGDAESVASLTAIGRNLLPYWLSRYPGHPLTREPSARAAKLLRGYAERGDPLAREVFTQQAVALGRLFTVAANFTDPHAYFVGGGVVEATAEFRDWFVDTVRAHTVLRAEQAASAVFALVPDRDMAGARGVAIAAAETVRPTG from the coding sequence ATGGGTGACGCGGACGCACCGGTGGTGGTCGGGCTGGACAACGGTGGCACCAGCAACAACGCGACCGTGCTCAGCCTGGATGGCCGGTTCCTGGTGGACGGGTTGGTGGAGATCCCCAGCGAGGTGACCGCCGGCCCGCAGGCGGCGGTGGAGGCGCTGGCCCGCGCGTTCGACGGGGTGCTGGCGCACGCCGGGGTGCGCCGCGAGCTGGTGCGGGCGGTCGGGTTGGACACCCCCGGCCCGGCCAGCGCCACCGGGGTCATCTCGTCCCGGGGGTCGACGAACTTCGCGCAGCCGGACTGGCACGGCTTCGACGTGCGGGGTGCGCTGGAGCGGCGGCTCGGCCTGCCGGTGGTCTACCACAACGACGGCAACGCCGCCGCGCTCTACGCCCACCACGTCCACTTCGGAGCCGACGCGGCCACCCGGTCGTCGGTGTCGGCCATCGTCGGCACCGGTCTCGGCGGCGGGGTGGTGGTCGACGGCCGGGTGGTCACCGGGGCGGCCGGGATGGCCGGCGAACTCGGCCACGTGCACCTCCCGCTGGCCGGGCTGCTCGCCCCCGACCAGCCGGAACCGCGGTGCGCCTGCGGGTTCGTCGGGGACGCGGAGAGCGTCGCCTCGCTGACCGCGATCGGGCGCAACCTGCTGCCGTACTGGCTGTCGCGGTATCCGGGGCACCCGCTGACCCGGGAGCCGTCGGCGCGGGCCGCGAAGCTGCTCCGGGGGTACGCCGAGCGCGGTGATCCGCTGGCCCGGGAGGTCTTCACCCAGCAGGCGGTGGCGCTCGGCCGGTTGTTCACCGTCGCGGCGAACTTCACCGACCCGCACGCGTACTTCGTCGGTGGCGGGGTGGTGGAGGCGACGGCGGAGTTCCGGGACTGGTTCGTCGACACCGTCCGCGCGCACACCGTGCTCCGGGCGGAGCAGGCCGCGTCGGCCGTGTTCGCCCTGGTCCCGGACCGGGACATGGCCGGGGCGCGCGGGGTGGCCATCGCCGCGGCCGAGACGGTACGCCCCACCGGCTGA
- a CDS encoding NAD(P)H-dependent glycerol-3-phosphate dehydrogenase: protein MSGHVAVLGAGSWGTAFAKILADAGREVTILARREQVAEAIRDHRRNPDYLPELRLPERVTATGDPAKAISGAELVVLSVPSQTLRGNLAEWAGHLAPDATLVSLMKGIELGTTRRMSEVIVETARVTPDRVVVVSGPNLAPEIAVEQPAATVVAGTDARRTELVQQSIRTPYFRPYTNDDVIGCELGGAVKNVIALSYGIATAMGFGDNTRAMLMTRGLAETARLGVALGADPITFAGLAGMGDLVASCSSPLARNRTFGEHLGRGETLEQAQAATRQTAEGVKSCLAIRDLARAHGVEMPITEQIERICHEGMDPRLAVDTLMSRTAKPESYE from the coding sequence GTGAGTGGGCACGTGGCGGTGCTGGGGGCCGGATCCTGGGGGACGGCGTTCGCCAAGATCCTCGCCGACGCCGGTCGGGAGGTGACCATCCTGGCCCGGCGGGAGCAGGTCGCCGAGGCGATCCGCGACCACCGGCGCAACCCCGACTACCTGCCGGAGCTCCGCCTGCCCGAGCGGGTCACCGCGACCGGCGACCCGGCCAAGGCGATCTCCGGCGCGGAGCTGGTGGTGCTGTCGGTGCCGTCGCAGACGCTGCGCGGCAACCTCGCCGAGTGGGCCGGGCACCTCGCCCCGGACGCCACCCTCGTCTCCCTGATGAAGGGGATCGAGCTGGGCACCACCCGACGGATGAGCGAGGTGATCGTGGAGACCGCCCGGGTCACCCCGGATCGGGTGGTGGTGGTCTCCGGCCCCAACCTGGCCCCCGAGATCGCCGTCGAGCAGCCGGCGGCGACGGTGGTCGCCGGCACCGACGCCCGCCGTACCGAACTGGTGCAGCAGTCGATCCGCACCCCGTACTTCCGGCCGTACACCAACGACGACGTGATCGGCTGCGAGCTGGGCGGGGCCGTCAAGAACGTGATCGCCCTGTCGTACGGGATCGCCACCGCGATGGGCTTCGGCGACAACACCCGGGCCATGCTGATGACCCGGGGGCTGGCCGAGACCGCCCGGCTGGGGGTGGCGCTCGGCGCCGACCCGATCACCTTCGCCGGGCTGGCCGGCATGGGGGACCTGGTGGCCTCCTGCTCGTCGCCGCTGGCCCGCAACCGCACCTTCGGCGAGCACCTGGGCCGGGGGGAGACCCTCGAACAGGCGCAGGCGGCCACCCGGCAGACCGCCGAGGGCGTCAAGAGCTGCCTGGCCATCCGGGACCTGGCCCGCGCGCACGGGGTGGAGATGCCGATCACCGAGCAGATCGAACGGATCTGCCACGAGGGAATGGACCCGAGGCTCGCGGTGGACACCCTGATGAGCCGGACCGCCAAGCCGGAGTCGTACGAATGA